One Streptomyces sp. NBC_01217 genomic region harbors:
- a CDS encoding zinc-binding dehydrogenase, whose translation MRALTANPAALFGLALSEDVTEPQPAAHELVIEVAAVGVNRGEISMLSMIPSGTVPGWDAAGTVIHSAADGSGPATGSKVVSFALAGGAWGQRRAVAATDVAIVPDGVDLGLAAGLPVGGVTALRALQESGDLTGKRVLVTGASGTVGRFAVQLAARAGAHVVAQARRTGGLADLGAHEVVSDLDGVEGIDVAIDNVGGPYLAHAWSALRDGGVVQSIGWIAGMPAAFDCTIAQGKTLNSPVITRTPFGEDLSRLMELVAREELTVELGWRDSWRRHDEALDADNRRNFTGRLVLDVD comes from the coding sequence ATGCGTGCATTGACGGCAAACCCCGCGGCCTTGTTCGGGCTGGCGCTCTCTGAGGACGTAACCGAACCACAGCCAGCCGCTCATGAACTCGTCATCGAGGTGGCGGCGGTCGGTGTGAACCGAGGGGAGATCAGCATGCTGTCCATGATCCCCAGCGGTACGGTACCGGGCTGGGACGCGGCCGGCACGGTAATCCATTCCGCCGCCGACGGCAGCGGCCCGGCAACCGGTTCCAAAGTGGTGAGCTTCGCCCTTGCCGGCGGGGCGTGGGGTCAGCGCCGCGCCGTGGCCGCCACCGACGTCGCCATCGTTCCGGACGGGGTCGATCTGGGCCTGGCTGCCGGGCTGCCGGTAGGCGGCGTCACCGCGCTGCGGGCGCTGCAAGAGTCCGGCGACCTCACGGGAAAGCGAGTCCTGGTGACCGGGGCCTCGGGCACCGTGGGTCGGTTTGCCGTGCAGCTCGCGGCACGCGCCGGCGCCCACGTTGTAGCCCAAGCCCGTCGGACCGGAGGCCTCGCGGACCTCGGCGCCCACGAGGTGGTCTCTGACCTCGACGGGGTAGAAGGCATTGACGTCGCGATCGACAACGTAGGAGGCCCCTACCTGGCACACGCCTGGTCCGCGCTCCGTGACGGCGGCGTTGTGCAGAGCATCGGCTGGATCGCCGGAATGCCCGCGGCGTTCGACTGCACCATCGCTCAGGGCAAGACCCTGAACTCGCCCGTGATCACGCGGACGCCGTTCGGGGAGGACCTTTCGCGCCTAATGGAGTTGGTTGCCCGCGAAGAGCTGACAGTGGAGCTCGGCTGGCGGGACTCATGGAGGCGCCACGATGAGGCGCTCGACGCGGACAACAGGCGGAACTTCACGGGCAGACTCGTCCTTGACGTCGATTAG
- a CDS encoding SDR family NAD(P)-dependent oxidoreductase produces MSFNGKVGIVTGAGSGLGEAAAKRLARDGAKIIVADRDITGADRVTKEITAGGGNASAFTADISVFQAAQELVEFAVRTYGRLHFAFNNAGITPALTDTHEVDPQDWLDVIGINLNGTFYCMKAELAYFAESGGGTILNMASTAGVMAHAGRPAYAASKHGIIGLTRSAAVEYAQRGIRINAIAPGPIDAPSARELPPEVRKAIADKTAMKRSGTTDEVAAVAAFLLSDQASFVTGSVYEVNGGQTQL; encoded by the coding sequence ATGTCTTTCAACGGCAAGGTAGGAATCGTCACCGGTGCCGGCTCCGGTCTGGGAGAGGCCGCGGCCAAGCGGCTGGCCCGCGACGGCGCGAAGATCATCGTGGCCGACCGCGACATCACCGGCGCCGACCGCGTCACCAAGGAGATCACCGCCGGCGGCGGGAACGCTTCCGCGTTCACGGCCGACATCTCCGTCTTCCAGGCAGCCCAGGAACTCGTCGAATTCGCCGTCCGCACCTACGGCCGGCTGCACTTCGCCTTCAACAACGCCGGCATCACTCCCGCGCTGACCGACACGCACGAGGTCGACCCTCAGGACTGGCTCGACGTCATAGGGATCAACCTCAACGGCACCTTCTACTGTATGAAGGCCGAGCTCGCGTACTTCGCCGAGAGCGGCGGCGGCACCATCCTCAACATGGCCTCCACCGCCGGTGTCATGGCCCACGCCGGACGCCCTGCCTACGCGGCCTCCAAACACGGAATCATCGGCCTGACCCGCTCCGCCGCTGTCGAGTACGCCCAGCGGGGCATCCGGATCAACGCGATCGCCCCCGGGCCGATCGACGCCCCGTCCGCGAGGGAGCTGCCCCCGGAGGTCCGCAAGGCCATCGCCGACAAGACCGCGATGAAGCGAAGCGGCACCACGGACGAGGTCGCCGCGGTCGCCGCCTTCCTGCTGTCGGACCAGGCCTCCTTCGTCACCGGCTCCGTCTACGAGGTCAACGGCGGACAGACCCAGCTGTAA
- a CDS encoding VOC family protein: MEVDFHEDGMVAWVELDTPDVEVSTRFYGRLFGWAFADGFGGQPQSQLALLGGRPAAAVTAAPGAQRGGWTTFVTVADAGKSVERVLTAGGTLLAGPHALAAAGRSVVVADHAGTRFGLWEAGEHQGCGAAGEPGAFHGGELITDDVEQSAAFYGEVFGWTLGEPYGPLNRRDWQLGGRSISVLLPRPPAMPAEIPPYWDAYFTVADAQQTTDAAVQLGATVLMQATATGHGVIAVLLDPTGAVFTVLTPTH, from the coding sequence ATGGAAGTCGACTTCCATGAGGACGGCATGGTGGCATGGGTGGAGTTGGACACGCCCGATGTCGAAGTGAGTACTCGCTTCTACGGGCGGTTGTTCGGCTGGGCTTTCGCTGACGGGTTTGGCGGGCAGCCACAGTCGCAGCTGGCTCTGCTGGGCGGGCGTCCCGCGGCGGCCGTGACTGCTGCGCCCGGTGCCCAGCGCGGCGGCTGGACCACGTTCGTCACCGTGGCCGACGCCGGCAAGAGCGTCGAGAGGGTCTTGACGGCCGGCGGGACGTTGCTGGCCGGACCGCATGCGCTGGCCGCGGCGGGGCGGTCAGTGGTGGTGGCCGATCATGCAGGCACCCGGTTCGGCCTGTGGGAAGCGGGGGAGCACCAGGGCTGCGGTGCAGCGGGTGAGCCCGGCGCCTTCCACGGCGGCGAGCTGATCACCGACGATGTTGAGCAGTCGGCGGCGTTCTACGGGGAAGTCTTCGGCTGGACTCTGGGCGAGCCCTACGGCCCGCTGAACCGCCGGGACTGGCAGCTGGGCGGCCGGAGCATCTCGGTACTGCTGCCAAGGCCCCCGGCCATGCCGGCCGAGATCCCGCCCTACTGGGACGCCTACTTCACCGTGGCCGACGCCCAGCAGACCACCGACGCCGCCGTTCAGCTCGGGGCCACGGTACTGATGCAGGCCACCGCGACCGGGCACGGCGTCATCGCGGTCCTTCTGGACCCCACCGGGGCGGTTTTCACCGTCCTGACCCCGACCCACTGA
- a CDS encoding TetR/AcrR family transcriptional regulator gives MAATGAKTEGGGVREVARRAVQAEIAAKAMKLFLVQGFEQTTVNQIAAEVGISSRSVFRYFDSKEEMVVGELIELGTELVAALEHRPAQEDPWVALRQALQVCVDSLEGHPLGLRRATMLATTPSLRTAMIDKHLRWQQILVPDIAKRLQHGGELAELQARGLVSAALSCLDVAATAWTETHDTRTLTDLVDLVFAAVRPQ, from the coding sequence ATGGCAGCCACAGGTGCGAAGACGGAAGGCGGCGGGGTGCGCGAGGTCGCCCGCCGCGCGGTCCAGGCCGAGATCGCGGCCAAGGCGATGAAGCTGTTTCTGGTTCAGGGGTTCGAGCAGACAACGGTCAACCAGATCGCCGCCGAGGTCGGGATCTCCAGCCGGAGCGTCTTCCGGTACTTCGACTCGAAGGAAGAGATGGTGGTCGGCGAGCTCATCGAGCTCGGCACCGAACTCGTTGCGGCCCTGGAACACCGACCCGCGCAGGAAGACCCATGGGTAGCACTGCGGCAAGCCCTGCAGGTCTGCGTCGACTCATTGGAAGGGCACCCACTGGGGCTACGCCGGGCCACCATGCTTGCCACCACCCCCTCGCTGCGTACCGCCATGATCGACAAGCATCTGCGCTGGCAGCAGATACTCGTTCCCGACATCGCGAAGCGACTGCAGCACGGCGGCGAGTTGGCTGAACTCCAGGCGCGCGGACTCGTCTCCGCCGCCCTGAGCTGCCTGGACGTCGCCGCCACCGCATGGACCGAAACCCACGACACCCGGACGTTGACAGACCTCGTAGACCTGGTGTTCGCCGCCGTACGTCCCCAATAA